ATGCGCATCATTATTGATGACCAGCTTGGCCCCGTGCTTACGCGCGAGAGCTGCCACATGCCCGTTGGTCAGGCTATGTCCTTTGCGGGTGGTAATCTCCAAGTAGACACCATATTCAGCGGCAAGTTTAACTTCCACATCAGTAATCATGCCGGGATGAGCCAATACGTCAACTTTAGCTTCAATAGCGGCAAGATTTGTCCCTTCCGCAACCGGTTCCACAATTGTTTCTCCATGACAGACCACAATCTGGGCACCGGCTTTACGGGCATATTCAGTCATGTCTCCGATCAGTCCCGGAGGAACATGAGTCAATTCCACTCCGGCAAAGACGTCAATATCAAAATAATGGCCATGTTTCTTGGCAAACCTGCGAACATTTTCAAGAATGATATCAATATTACTGGAATCGGCATGATCAGTCATTGCCAGTGCGCGGTAGCCCGCAACCTTGGCCCGTCTAGCCAGTTCCGCAGGAATAAGCTCCCCGTCGCTGAACACAGTATGAGTATGGAAATCTATCATCGAATTGACCTACATTTTATATTTAAAGTCATCAGCGGAAAGTCCTTCCAGGTCATCTTCCCAGCTGGACTTTTCCTCAACTTTTTCTTCAATATCCTTAGTTCCGGCCACGTCAAGAACCTTGCGCGCTACACGCACCGGACAGTCCGCACGCACAGCCAAAGCCACGGCATCTGAAGGGCGGGAATCGATTGCCACCAGCTCACCGTCCTTACGGACCATAATCTCGGCAAAAAAAG
The sequence above is drawn from the Marinifilum sp. JC120 genome and encodes:
- a CDS encoding histidinol phosphate phosphatase domain-containing protein, which codes for MIDFHTHTVFSDGELIPAELARRAKVAGYRALAMTDHADSSNIDIILENVRRFAKKHGHYFDIDVFAGVELTHVPPGLIGDMTEYARKAGAQIVVCHGETIVEPVAEGTNLAAIEAKVDVLAHPGMITDVEVKLAAEYGVYLEITTRKGHSLTNGHVAALARKHGAKLVINNDAHAPGDLVGLEMRRKVALGAGLSIEEYAQAEENSRELVQKIMKRS